The following DNA comes from Alienimonas californiensis.
CTCGTTCTGGGCTTTGACCCACTCGGCGACGCGTTCGTCCTCGCGGACGTCGTTCTCCAGCCAGCGGAACGGGTCCGCGACGAGCGTGCCGTGGTAGTCGTCGACCTGCTGGACGCTGGAGGGGTACTTCAACACTTCGGACCGATCAGGGGCGGGGTCGTCGCCGAGCGCCGGGGCGACGAGCAACAGCGGGGCGAACAGCGGCAGGAATCGCACGGGGCGGACTCTCGGAAGGACGGGGGCGGCATTGGACCGGGCGACGACCGGAACGCCAAGGGGACGGCGACCGGGAGCGAGGCGGCGATTCGTCAGGGGGCTATACGGCGGCGAACCGCTCGACGATGGCTTTCGCCGTGCGGAGGCCGTCGACCGCCGCGGTCACGATGCCCCCGGCGTAGCCGGCGCCCTCCCCGACGGGGTACAGGCCGTCGATGTTCGGGCAGCAAAGCGTGTCCCGATCCCGGGCGATCCGCACCGGACTGCTGCCGCGGGTCTCCGGCCCGGCGAGCACCGCTTCGGTGAGGTACTCCGAACCGCCCCACTTCTCCGCCAACCCCGGCAACCCGGCGTGCAACCCCGAGGCGACCGCCGGCGGCAATAGCTCGCCGAGGTTCAGCGAGACCGACCCCCGTTTGTAACTGCACGACACGTCGCCCGCGGAGAGCTGCCCCCGCAGATAGTCCGTCGCCCGCTGCACGGGGGCCTTGTAGTCCCCGCCGGCCCGCTGGAAGGCCAGCCCCTCCGCCCGGCGCTGCACCTCGACGCCCGCCAGGGGATGCTTCGACCCGAACGCCGCCGGCTCCAACGTGAGCACGAGGCCGCTGTTGGCGTGGGTCGTTTCGTGACGGGAGTTGCTCATCCCGTTCGTGCAGAACCGGCCGGGCTCCGAGACGCTGGGAATAATCCACCCGCCGGCGCACATGCAGAACGTGTACAGGTCCCGCTCGCCGTTCGGCTGCCCCGGGGCGACGAGCGAATAATCCGCCGCCCCCAGCAGTTCCAGATACTCCGGCCGGCCGTATTTGCGGCGGTTCACGAGTTCCTGCGGGTGCTCGATCCGCACGCCGAGTTGAAACGCCTTCGCTTCCATCGGCACCCCGGCGGCGTGCAATGCCTCGTAGGTGTCCCGGGCCGAATGGCCGATCGCGAGGATCACCCGGTCCGCCTCGAGATGCCCCGCGGAGGTTTGCAGGCCAACGACCTTGCCATCCCGCAGATCGAGCCCTTCGACGGTCACGCCGAAGCGGTATTCGCCGCCCATCGCCTCGGTTCTGCGGCGATAGTTTCGGCAGATCATTGGCAGTTTATTGCTGCCGAGGTGCGGACGGTGCTCGTAGGTCAGGCTCTCGCGGCCGCCGCATTCGACGAAGGTGTCGAGGACGTAATCCACGTCCGGCCCGGTCACGCGGCAGGTCAGCTTGCCGTCGCTCCAGGCGCCGGCGCCGCCTTCGCCGAACAGGTAATTGTTCTCCGGCTCGAACGGCCCGCCGGCGTCGAAGGCTTTGATGGCCCGGGCCCGCTCCTTGACCGGCCGGCCACGCTCGAGGATCAGCGGGCGATAGCCCCGCTTCGCGAGATAGTACCCCGCCAACAGCCCCGCCGGCCCGCTGCCGACGACCACCGGCCGATGCCGCATCGGGGCGGTCCCCGGCACCGGATCCTCGAACCGCTTCGCCTTGAACGGCTCCGCCTTCCGCGGTCGCACGCCGGGGGGCAGGTCGACGGCGATGCTGTGCACGTACTTCAGCCCCCGCCGCTGCCGGGCGTCGAGGCTTTTGCGCAGCAGGCGCCAGCGGCCGAGGTCGTTCACGTTCACGCCCAATCGCTCCGCGATCGCCGCGGGCAGGGCCTCCTCCGGCTCCTCGACCGGCAGGGCGAGGTTGGTGACGCGGACGGTGGTTCCGGCGGGGGATGAACTCTCAGGCATGCCGGGATTCTACGGACGAACCCGTCGTTCGTAACGCCGAGGCCCCGCGGGGCCTCGGCGTTACGATATTGCCGCTCAATCCCCGTGCTTTTTCCGCAGGCGGCCGCTGGTGCGGAGGATGAGTTGGTTCCGCTCGAACTGCTCCACCCACTCCGCGGTCACCGCGGCCCGCAGGGCGGCGGGTTCGTTGGCTCCCAGCGAACAGGCGGCGCCGGACAGCTCGCCGGCCAGCTTGCGGTACTTGACCAGCGTTTTATCGCCGTAGCGGCCGGTCGGGGCGAAGTCCTCCGCGAGGAACAGCACACTGGGGACCCGGGCGGCGCCGCAGATTTGCAGTTCGTCCGCCAAGTCCGGGTGGGCGTCCCGGTCGAAGAACCGCAGCTTGATCCGGTCGTTGGCGGAGGCGATCCGGTGGAAAATCGGGCACTGGCTCACGCAGTCGCCGCACCAGGCGCCGGCCAGGCAGAACACCGGCATCTCCCGGGTGAAGCCCTCAATGAGGGCGGTTTGCTCCGGCGTGAGCGTGAACTGCTCCAGCGCCGCGGCCCATTTGGCGCGGTCGGCGTCGGAGCCGTGGGCCTCGAGGAAGGCGTCGTAGGACAGGCCTTCGGAAAACTTGGCGGCGAAATCGAGCATGAAACAGGGGCGAGCGGCGCGAAATGGTTCACAACTCTAGCGACTCGCCGCCGTTCGGCAGGGGGACGGTTCGGACTATCTCCCCCGCGAAGGTCCGCACCCGCTCCACCGCCGCCGGGATCGCGGCGAGATCCTCGCCCCCGGCCAGCAGCACGGGGTGGTGCAGCCCGACGCACCGCTCCCCCGCCGCCGCGGCCTGCGGCAGGTCTCCCACGAACCGCGCCCGCCGCCCGGAAAACAGCGACCGCAGCGCCGGGAACCCCGGATCGAACGCGACCCCCTCCGCCCGCAGCGCCGCACAGAACATCCCCCGCGGCAACCCGTCGTACGCCGCCGGGTCATATTGAAAGCCCATCTTGTAGAACCCCGGCGTCATTTCCGCAGAGGCAGCCGGGGCGAGCGGCGTCAGACCGGGGAGCGACCGCAGCGTGTCCCCGTTCTCCGAGCGGAGGCGGGTGCGCTCCGCCAGCGCCCGGACCTGCGGGACGAGCACCGCGGCCTGCATCTCCGACAGCGGCGACAGGTCGTTCCCCCGCCCCACGTGCCGGCGGATACGGGCTGCAACGCGCTCGCCGGCCGGGTTCGCC
Coding sequences within:
- a CDS encoding NAD(P)/FAD-dependent oxidoreductase: MPESSSPAGTTVRVTNLALPVEEPEEALPAAIAERLGVNVNDLGRWRLLRKSLDARQRRGLKYVHSIAVDLPPGVRPRKAEPFKAKRFEDPVPGTAPMRHRPVVVGSGPAGLLAGYYLAKRGYRPLILERGRPVKERARAIKAFDAGGPFEPENNYLFGEGGAGAWSDGKLTCRVTGPDVDYVLDTFVECGGRESLTYEHRPHLGSNKLPMICRNYRRRTEAMGGEYRFGVTVEGLDLRDGKVVGLQTSAGHLEADRVILAIGHSARDTYEALHAAGVPMEAKAFQLGVRIEHPQELVNRRKYGRPEYLELLGAADYSLVAPGQPNGERDLYTFCMCAGGWIIPSVSEPGRFCTNGMSNSRHETTHANSGLVLTLEPAAFGSKHPLAGVEVQRRAEGLAFQRAGGDYKAPVQRATDYLRGQLSAGDVSCSYKRGSVSLNLGELLPPAVASGLHAGLPGLAEKWGGSEYLTEAVLAGPETRGSSPVRIARDRDTLCCPNIDGLYPVGEGAGYAGGIVTAAVDGLRTAKAIVERFAAV
- a CDS encoding thioredoxin family protein, with the translated sequence MLDFAAKFSEGLSYDAFLEAHGSDADRAKWAAALEQFTLTPEQTALIEGFTREMPVFCLAGAWCGDCVSQCPIFHRIASANDRIKLRFFDRDAHPDLADELQICGAARVPSVLFLAEDFAPTGRYGDKTLVKYRKLAGELSGAACSLGANEPAALRAAVTAEWVEQFERNQLILRTSGRLRKKHGD